The genomic stretch TCGTCGCGGAAGTATTGGAAGTAGTCGCCTCGCTTGTCGATGCAGCGCGGGTGGTAGAACGCCATCGTGTGAAAGATGTGTTCTTGCAGGAAGGCGGGCGAGCGGAAGCGAGGCAGGGTTTGCATCGAGGCAAGCGCGGCAAAGGCACGCAACGCAAGGAAGAGCCGGGCAGGACCGGGCGGTCGTGTCGCGGGCATGGGGCCCGCACCGCGCAACCGCCGGGGCTGGCCCTGGTGGAGCAGCGGAACCGGTTCCGACGCTGGCCGGATCGAGCCTTGCATGGCGCGATGCGGTGCATCTCATGCACCGTGATCGAGACGAGGAGCTTATCAGCGCCCGTCTCGACCCGTGTTGCGTAACGTTAGCCGAGGCGCTGCTGGCTCGCGGCGTCGAACAAGTGCACGTCGTGGGCCGACCACGCCAGGTGCACCCGGTCACCGACCCGTTGTGTCACCTTGCCGGGCACCCGCGCCACGATGTGGCCGAGGGCGGTGTCGACCATGGCGTAGGTCTCGGGGCCGGTCGGCTCGAGCATGCTGAGCTGGCCGGGCAGCCCGGTGTCGGCGAACTGCAGCGCCTCGGGGCGCAGGCCGTAGGTGACACCGCCGCCGCTGGCGCGCTGCAGCGCCTGACGCTGCTCCGACAGCAGCGTCAGCTCGACACCGTGCGCGCTGAGCCCGCCGTTGCCGCCGCGTGAGGCTTCCAGCATGTTCATCGCCGGCGAGCCGATGAACTCGGCGACAAAGCGGTTGGCCGGGCGCGAGTAGATGTCGTCGGGCGTGCCGAACTGCTGCACCTGGCCGTCCTTCATCACCGCGATGCGGTCGCCCAGCGTCATCGCCTCGACCTGGTCGTGCGTCACGTAGACGGTGGTGGTGCGGGTGCGCTGGTGCAGCAGCTTGATCTCAGCGCGCATCTCCACCCGCAGCTTGGCGTCCAGGTTCGACAGCGGTTCGTCGAACAGGAACAGCTTGGGCTCACGCGCCAGCGCGCGGCCCATCGCGACCCGCTGGCGCTGGCCGCCCGACAGCTGGCCGGGCTTGCGGTCGAGCAGATGTTCGATCTGCAGCATCTTGGCGACGCGCTGGATGGCGGCCTCGCGCTCGGCCTTGGGGACCTTGCGCATCTCGAGCCCGAAGGAGATGTTCTGCGCGACGTTCATGTTGGGATACAGCGCATAGCTCTGGAACACCATCGCGATGTCGCGGTCCTTGGGCAGCGCGTAGGTCACGTCGCGGTCGCCGATGTGGATCTGGCCCGAGGTGGGGAAGTCGAGCCCAGCGATCATCGACAGCAGCGTCGACTTGCCGCAGCCCGACGGGCCGACCAGGATCAGGAACTCGCCCGACTCCACTTCGAGGTCGATGCCCTTCAGGATCTCGATCTGGTGGTAGGCCTTGCGGACGTTGCGGATTGAGAGTGCACCCATGATGTTCTCGCTCTTTCTTTCTTTTCCTGATCAACCTTTGACGGCACCGGCGGTCAGGCCGCGCACGAAGTATTTGCCGGCGATCACGTAGATCGCCAGGGTGGGCAGCGCGGCGATCATCGCGGCCGCCATGTCGACGTTGTATTCCTTCACCACGCTGGAGGTGTTGGCCAGGTTGTTGAGGCCGACCGTGACGGGCTTGGAGTCGCCGCCCGAGAACACCACGCCATAGAGGAAGTCGTTCCAGATGTTGGTGAACTGCCAGATCAGCGTGACGACCAGGATCGGCGTCGACAGCGGCAGCACGATGCGCCAGAAGATGCGCCAGAAGCCGGCGCCGTCGAGCATCGCGGCCTTGATCAGCTCGTCGGGCAGGCCCACGTAGTAGTTGCGGAAGAACAGCGTGGTCGACGGAATGCCGGCCAGCACGTGCACCAGCACCAGGCCCCAGATCGAGCTGGAGATGCCCAGCCAGCCGAGCACCTGCGACATCGGCAGCAGCACCACCTGCATCGGCATGAACACGCCGAACAGCATCAGGCCGAAGATCACCTCGCTGCCGCGGAAGCGCCACTTGCTGATGATGTAGCCGTTGATCGCGCCGAGCGCGCTGGACACCAGCACCGCCGGCACCACCATCAGCGTGGAGTTCATGAAGAAGGGCTTCAGGCCGCCGCAGTCGGTGCCGGTACAGGCGCTCGACCACGCCTTGGCCCAGGCGCCGAGCGAGGGGTTGTCGGGCAGCGCGAGCAGGCCGCCGGAGCGGATTTCGTTCATGTCCTTCAACGAGGTCACGACCATCACGTACAGCGGGCCCAGAAACATCGCGGCAAAGCCCAGCAGCAGCGACCAGATCACGAAACGATGGAAGTTCTGCATGGTCTCTGCCTCAACGCTTGGTGCGCAGTTCGGAATAGAGATAAGGCACGACGATGGCGGCGATGGTCGCCAGCATCACGGTGGCCGATGCGGCGCCCAGGCCGATCTGCCCGCGCGAGAAGGCCATCGAGTACATGAAGGTGGCCGGCACGTCGGTGGCGAAGCCCGGGCCGCCGTTGGTCAGCGCGATGACCAGGTCGAAGCTCTTGATCGCGATGTGCGCCAGCACCAGCAGCGTGCTGAAGAACACCGGCCGCAGGCTGGGGATGATGATGCGCCAATAGATGCGTGGCAGCGAGGCGCCGTCGACTTGGGCCGCCTTGATGATGGAGTCGTCGATGCCGCGCAGCCCGGCGAGGAACAGCGCCATCACGAAGCCCGACGATTGCCATACACCGGCGATCACGACGGTGTAGATGGCGCGCTCGGGGTTGATCAGCCAGTCGAAGGTGAAATTCTCGAAGCCCCACTGGCGCACCACGTTCTCGATGCCCAGGCCCGGGTTCAAGATCCACTTCCAGGCGGTGCCGGTGACGATGAACGACAGCGCCATCGGGTACAGGTAGATGGTGCGCAACGCGCCTTCGGCCCGGATCTTCTGGTCGAGCAGGATCGCGAGGAACAGGCCCAGCGCCATGCCGCAACCGATGAACAGGGTGCCGAAGATGCCGAGATTGGTCAGCGCCACCCACCAGCGCTCGCTGTCGAACAGGTTGACGTACTGCTCGACGCCGACGAACTCGTAGTTGGGCAGCAGCCGCGAGGCGGACAGCGACAAATAGCCGTTCCAGGCGATCAGCCCGTAGATGAACAGGAACGACAGCAGGAAAGACGGCGCCAAGACCAGCTTGGGCAGCCAAGGCTGGTTCGGCCGGGGAGTCGCAGGCGATGACATCCGGTACTTTCGAAGTGGCGAGGAGAAGGAAGGGGACGGGGCGCCGCAGTGGAAGGGACTGCGGCACCACGTCGT from Caldimonas brevitalea encodes the following:
- a CDS encoding carbohydrate ABC transporter permease; this translates as MSSPATPRPNQPWLPKLVLAPSFLLSFLFIYGLIAWNGYLSLSASRLLPNYEFVGVEQYVNLFDSERWWVALTNLGIFGTLFIGCGMALGLFLAILLDQKIRAEGALRTIYLYPMALSFIVTGTAWKWILNPGLGIENVVRQWGFENFTFDWLINPERAIYTVVIAGVWQSSGFVMALFLAGLRGIDDSIIKAAQVDGASLPRIYWRIIIPSLRPVFFSTLLVLAHIAIKSFDLVIALTNGGPGFATDVPATFMYSMAFSRGQIGLGAASATVMLATIAAIVVPYLYSELRTKR
- a CDS encoding ABC transporter ATP-binding protein, which codes for MGALSIRNVRKAYHQIEILKGIDLEVESGEFLILVGPSGCGKSTLLSMIAGLDFPTSGQIHIGDRDVTYALPKDRDIAMVFQSYALYPNMNVAQNISFGLEMRKVPKAEREAAIQRVAKMLQIEHLLDRKPGQLSGGQRQRVAMGRALAREPKLFLFDEPLSNLDAKLRVEMRAEIKLLHQRTRTTTVYVTHDQVEAMTLGDRIAVMKDGQVQQFGTPDDIYSRPANRFVAEFIGSPAMNMLEASRGGNGGLSAHGVELTLLSEQRQALQRASGGGVTYGLRPEALQFADTGLPGQLSMLEPTGPETYAMVDTALGHIVARVPGKVTQRVGDRVHLAWSAHDVHLFDAASQQRLG
- a CDS encoding carbohydrate ABC transporter permease, with translation MQNFHRFVIWSLLLGFAAMFLGPLYVMVVTSLKDMNEIRSGGLLALPDNPSLGAWAKAWSSACTGTDCGGLKPFFMNSTLMVVPAVLVSSALGAINGYIISKWRFRGSEVIFGLMLFGVFMPMQVVLLPMSQVLGWLGISSSIWGLVLVHVLAGIPSTTLFFRNYYVGLPDELIKAAMLDGAGFWRIFWRIVLPLSTPILVVTLIWQFTNIWNDFLYGVVFSGGDSKPVTVGLNNLANTSSVVKEYNVDMAAAMIAALPTLAIYVIAGKYFVRGLTAGAVKG